The Acinetobacter defluvii genome includes a region encoding these proteins:
- a CDS encoding type I glyceraldehyde-3-phosphate dehydrogenase, translating into MQRVAINGFGRIGRNVLRAWFENPKPFHFEIVAINDVADVETLVHLFKYDSTHGRFDGAVNVEHENGNIYLCIDARQTKLRVQILQQAKPENLPWRALNVDVVLECTGLFRSREAATRHIQAGAKRVIIGAAPFDTVDAAIVYGVNHHDVQKTDQIISSVSCTTQALVPLVKILDDEFGIDTALMTEIHAVTADQSVLDRAHRDLRRARASGQNIIPTTSSALGALKQVMPKMENRIDGYSIRVPTINVAAIDLSFTTPAEVTVALINQKLTAAAKYDYAEIMAVTDELLVSSDFNHSPYSLVVDLTQTMVVGHQAKVFAWYDNEWGYANRLLDLCESFYF; encoded by the coding sequence ATGCAACGTGTGGCAATTAATGGGTTTGGTCGAATCGGGCGAAATGTTTTAAGAGCTTGGTTTGAAAATCCAAAACCTTTTCATTTTGAAATTGTTGCGATTAATGATGTTGCAGATGTTGAAACCTTGGTGCATCTTTTTAAATACGACTCAACACATGGGCGTTTTGATGGTGCGGTGAATGTCGAACATGAAAATGGCAATATTTACCTCTGTATAGATGCACGTCAAACCAAACTTAGAGTGCAAATTTTACAACAAGCCAAGCCTGAGAATTTACCATGGCGTGCTTTAAATGTAGATGTGGTGTTGGAATGTACAGGTTTATTCCGTTCACGAGAAGCAGCAACTCGACATATTCAGGCAGGGGCGAAGCGAGTAATCATTGGTGCGGCACCTTTCGATACCGTAGATGCAGCAATCGTTTACGGCGTGAACCATCATGATGTGCAAAAAACCGATCAAATCATTTCCAGTGTATCCTGTACTACGCAAGCACTTGTACCTTTGGTTAAAATTTTAGATGATGAATTTGGGATTGATACCGCATTAATGACGGAAATCCATGCAGTCACTGCAGATCAATCTGTGCTAGATAGGGCTCATCGTGACTTACGCCGTGCACGTGCTTCGGGGCAAAATATTATTCCAACGACTTCTTCAGCTTTAGGTGCTTTAAAACAAGTCATGCCGAAAATGGAAAATCGTATCGATGGTTATTCGATCCGTGTACCCACGATTAATGTGGCTGCGATTGATTTGAGTTTTACAACACCTGCTGAGGTGACTGTCGCACTGATTAACCAGAAATTAACTGCTGCTGCAAAATATGATTATGCAGAAATCATGGCAGTGACAGATGAGCTTTTAGTGTCAAGTGATTTTAATCATTCCCCTTATTCATTGGTAGTCGATTTAACCCAAACGATGGTGGTGGGACATCAAGCCAAAGTCTTTGCTTGGTATGATAATGAATGGGGTTATGCAAACCGCTTACTTGATTTGTGTGAGTCTTTTTATTTTTAA